Proteins encoded in a region of the Natronorubrum halophilum genome:
- a CDS encoding DUF7692 domain-containing protein encodes MVRDKTDIPGSVRIRTDDGNEWRFDEIEKAADYYDCNRSNAAAFACHDVTRLVANARHVLERSDLTLEQRQEIADQLSTGTVTFSVETGVEVETGRD; translated from the coding sequence ATGGTCCGAGACAAGACCGACATTCCCGGCTCGGTTCGAATCCGAACCGACGACGGCAACGAGTGGCGATTCGACGAAATCGAGAAAGCTGCCGACTATTACGACTGTAATCGATCGAATGCAGCCGCGTTCGCCTGTCACGACGTTACCCGGCTCGTCGCGAACGCTCGCCACGTCCTCGAGCGTTCAGATCTCACCCTCGAGCAGCGCCAGGAGATCGCCGACCAGCTGTCGACCGGCACCGTGACGTTTTCTGTCGAGACCGGCGTCGAGGTCGAAACCGGCCGCGACTAG
- a CDS encoding cold-shock protein, whose product MAKGNVDFFNDTGGYGFIETDDADDDVFFHMEDVGGPDLEEGTDIEFDIEQAPKGPRATNVTRL is encoded by the coding sequence ATGGCGAAAGGAAACGTTGATTTCTTCAACGACACAGGCGGCTACGGTTTCATTGAGACGGACGACGCAGACGATGACGTTTTCTTCCACATGGAAGACGTTGGCGGTCCGGACCTCGAAGAAGGCACAGACATCGAATTCGATATCGAACAGGCCCCCAAGGGCCCCCGCGCCACCAACGTCACCCGCCTGTAA
- a CDS encoding DUF7344 domain-containing protein, giving the protein MSEEAFGALSNATRRWVLEVLHERNSPIDLNALPDEPSIYKVPPESFEIALHHTHLPKLDDAGFVDWDREQGMVAKGPQFDEARLLLDLIEDSDNPRFARDVIP; this is encoded by the coding sequence ATGAGTGAAGAGGCCTTTGGGGCCTTGTCCAATGCCACGCGACGATGGGTGTTGGAGGTCCTACACGAGCGTAATTCGCCGATCGACCTTAACGCGCTACCTGATGAACCAAGTATCTACAAGGTGCCGCCTGAGTCGTTTGAAATCGCCCTCCATCACACCCACCTCCCGAAACTCGATGATGCAGGCTTTGTTGACTGGGACCGCGAGCAAGGAATGGTTGCAAAGGGCCCACAGTTCGATGAGGCTCGACTGCTGCTCGATCTCATTGAGGACTCTGACAATCCCAGATTCGCTCGCGACGTAATTCCGTGA
- a CDS encoding PadR family transcriptional regulator, whose product MDDLTGFQRDLLYVIAGADQPSGQEVKDEVEKYYNSEINHGRLYPNLDTLVNKELVEKGELDRRTNYYAISDSGYEQIEARREWEQQYID is encoded by the coding sequence ATGGACGATCTGACCGGATTTCAACGCGATCTTCTGTACGTGATCGCCGGGGCCGACCAGCCGTCGGGCCAGGAAGTAAAAGACGAAGTCGAGAAGTATTACAACAGTGAAATCAATCACGGCCGACTGTATCCCAATCTCGATACGCTCGTCAACAAAGAGCTCGTCGAGAAGGGAGAACTCGACCGACGAACGAACTACTACGCGATCAGCGACAGCGGATACGAGCAAATCGAAGCCCGGAGAGAGTGGGAACAACAGTACATCGATTGA
- the azf gene encoding NAD-dependent glucose-6-phosphate dehydrogenase Azf: MAQSVLLTGAAGRVGEAILDGLADEHEWRLLDRDPPTDEQPGEFVVADITDDEAVREAMEGIDVVLHLAGDPRKTAPWDSVLTNNIDGTQTVFEAAVDAGVEKFAFASSNHAVGAFETDERTPDLYRTHDDYLLDGTELPRPGNLYGVSKVAGEALGRYYHDEYGISVVNVRIGNLTEGHPPIDYERGQAMWLSYRDCAHLFDRCIRADYEYEIVYGISDNDRKYYSLERAREALGYEPRDNSADHN; encoded by the coding sequence ATGGCACAGTCGGTCCTGCTGACGGGGGCTGCGGGGCGCGTCGGAGAGGCGATCCTCGACGGCCTCGCGGACGAACACGAGTGGCGATTGCTGGATCGCGATCCGCCGACGGACGAGCAGCCGGGCGAGTTCGTCGTCGCGGACATCACCGACGACGAGGCCGTCCGCGAGGCGATGGAGGGGATCGACGTCGTCCTCCATCTCGCGGGCGACCCCCGAAAAACCGCCCCGTGGGACAGCGTCCTGACGAACAACATCGACGGGACACAGACGGTCTTCGAGGCCGCCGTCGACGCCGGCGTCGAGAAGTTCGCCTTCGCCTCCTCGAACCACGCCGTCGGGGCCTTCGAGACCGACGAGCGAACGCCCGATCTGTACCGCACGCACGACGACTACCTGCTCGACGGGACGGAACTCCCCCGGCCGGGAAACCTCTACGGCGTCTCGAAAGTCGCCGGCGAAGCCCTCGGACGGTACTACCACGACGAGTACGGCATCTCGGTCGTCAACGTTCGCATCGGAAACCTCACCGAGGGCCACCCGCCGATCGACTACGAGCGCGGGCAAGCGATGTGGCTCTCCTATCGGGACTGCGCGCACCTGTTCGATCGCTGTATCCGGGCCGACTACGAGTACGAAATCGTCTACGGCATCTCCGACAACGACCGCAAGTACTACTCGCTCGAGCGCGCTCGGGAGGCGCTCGGCTACGAGCCGCGGGACAACTCCGCGGATCACAACTGA
- a CDS encoding DUF5790 family protein, which produces MSQATLGDDEELFGEAANEMREDVESSLESAWEGLPSSDDVWETDADNVLGVLNGLKSALDAGDAEDHLRDAKKWFTMGQRADAFEDADDLEEEIADLEEAIEGIADAGEQVGELTSTIPALRGTLQDAGPAEDDDADEAEADDVDKEEEDEE; this is translated from the coding sequence ATGAGTCAAGCGACACTCGGTGACGACGAGGAACTGTTCGGCGAAGCCGCCAACGAGATGCGCGAGGACGTTGAATCGTCGCTCGAGAGCGCGTGGGAGGGGCTTCCGAGCTCCGACGACGTCTGGGAGACCGACGCCGACAACGTACTGGGCGTGCTCAACGGCCTCAAGTCCGCGCTGGACGCCGGCGACGCCGAAGACCACCTCCGCGACGCCAAGAAGTGGTTCACGATGGGCCAGCGGGCCGACGCCTTCGAAGACGCCGACGATCTCGAGGAGGAGATCGCCGACCTCGAGGAGGCGATCGAGGGCATCGCCGATGCGGGCGAACAGGTCGGCGAACTCACCTCGACGATTCCGGCGCTTCGCGGGACGCTACAGGACGCCGGGCCTGCCGAAGACGACGATGCGGACGAGGCAGAGGCGGACGACGTCGACAAAGAGGAGGAGGACGAGGAGTAA
- a CDS encoding aldo/keto reductase: protein MEYTTLGSTGMSVSRIGLGCMSFGSGREWMLEREEAIELIERAIDLGINFFDTANVYSTGESEAILGDALAGYDRDAHVIATKVYAEMDPDNPNSSGLSRKTIEQELEASLDRLGVDTIDLYQTHRWDSETPIETTLRALDDAVRRGTVRYVGTSSMWAHQFADALRTSDRLGLERFATMQNHYNLFYREEEREMLPLCAKEGVGVTPWSPLARGVGTRPHDRIESTTRGRTDQYLEQIPYLQGGGEEINERVQELAAEKGVTMAQISLAWVLHKERVDAPIVGTTSVDHLEEAVEAIEIDLSPSEMAYLEEPYAALPIAGHE, encoded by the coding sequence ATGGAGTACACCACGCTCGGTTCGACCGGGATGTCGGTTAGTCGCATCGGCCTCGGCTGCATGAGTTTCGGCAGCGGTCGGGAGTGGATGCTCGAGCGCGAGGAGGCCATCGAACTCATCGAGCGCGCGATCGACCTCGGAATCAACTTCTTCGATACGGCGAACGTCTACTCGACGGGCGAATCCGAAGCGATTCTGGGCGACGCGCTCGCGGGCTACGATCGGGACGCACACGTCATCGCGACGAAAGTGTACGCCGAGATGGATCCGGACAACCCGAACTCGAGCGGCCTCTCCCGGAAGACCATCGAGCAGGAACTCGAGGCGAGTCTGGATCGACTCGGGGTCGACACCATCGACCTCTACCAGACCCATCGGTGGGATTCCGAAACGCCCATCGAAACCACCCTTCGGGCGCTCGACGACGCGGTCCGTCGCGGAACGGTACGGTACGTCGGCACCTCCTCGATGTGGGCTCACCAGTTCGCCGACGCCTTACGGACGAGCGACAGGCTGGGGCTCGAGCGGTTCGCGACGATGCAAAACCACTACAACCTCTTCTACCGCGAGGAGGAACGCGAGATGCTCCCCCTCTGTGCGAAGGAGGGCGTTGGCGTCACCCCGTGGTCGCCCCTCGCCCGCGGCGTCGGAACCCGCCCGCACGATCGAATCGAATCGACGACCCGCGGCCGGACGGATCAGTACCTGGAACAGATTCCGTACCTCCAGGGCGGCGGCGAGGAGATCAACGAGCGCGTCCAGGAACTCGCCGCCGAGAAGGGCGTGACGATGGCCCAGATCTCGCTCGCGTGGGTGCTCCACAAGGAACGGGTCGACGCCCCCATCGTCGGCACGACGAGCGTCGACCACCTCGAGGAAGCCGTCGAAGCGATCGAGATCGACCTCTCGCCGTCCGAGATGGCGTACCTCGAGGAGCCCTACGCGGCGCTGCCGATCGCCGGACACGAGTGA
- a CDS encoding dihydroneopterin aldolase family protein: protein MSTDETPTDAEAACFEAGIKFGTLYHQFAGTPISPDSASSLATAMEEAIENQPHCTDVTVDVRIDELEAALAASTADYTELTGRFLEVEIVVDYEGCEVRTRMEMEDGYPLMRIESIHGR, encoded by the coding sequence ATGTCGACAGACGAGACGCCGACCGACGCCGAGGCCGCCTGCTTCGAGGCGGGCATCAAGTTCGGCACGCTCTACCACCAGTTCGCCGGCACGCCGATCTCGCCGGACAGCGCCTCGAGCCTCGCGACGGCGATGGAGGAAGCCATCGAGAACCAGCCCCACTGTACCGACGTGACCGTCGACGTCCGGATCGATGAACTCGAGGCCGCGCTCGCGGCGTCCACCGCCGACTACACCGAACTGACGGGCCGGTTTCTCGAAGTCGAGATCGTCGTCGACTACGAGGGCTGTGAAGTCCGCACGCGTATGGAGATGGAAGACGGTTATCCGCTGATGCGCATCGAGTCGATTCACGGTCGATAA
- a CDS encoding queuosine precursor transporter — MTHSNSQSRPSAGPMIAQVALIGLFVTALVTAQLTASKLLAFSLPFSLPITGAELVLPGAAFAYALTFLASDCYAELYGRRAAQVVVNVAFAMNFVVLALVWSTIAAPAADPDVSGQFADVLGASTNIVLGSLLAYVVSQNWDVVVFHRIRAYTGADKLWLRNIASTASSQAIDTVIFVAIAFSLAPALVGVGPVLGVGDLLALMVGQYLLKLAIAVLDTPVVYAVVSLVRSREETTADETHAA; from the coding sequence ATGACCCACTCGAACTCGCAGTCCCGGCCATCCGCGGGGCCGATGATCGCGCAGGTAGCGCTGATCGGGCTGTTCGTGACGGCGCTCGTCACGGCACAGCTGACGGCCTCGAAGCTGCTCGCGTTCTCGTTGCCGTTCTCGCTGCCGATCACCGGCGCGGAACTCGTCTTGCCCGGTGCGGCGTTCGCGTACGCGCTCACCTTCCTCGCGAGCGACTGCTACGCGGAACTGTACGGTCGGCGAGCGGCGCAGGTGGTCGTCAACGTTGCCTTCGCGATGAACTTCGTCGTGCTCGCGCTCGTCTGGTCGACGATCGCAGCGCCGGCGGCCGACCCCGACGTTTCCGGGCAGTTCGCGGACGTTCTGGGTGCCTCGACGAATATCGTCCTCGGAAGTCTGCTCGCCTACGTCGTTAGCCAGAACTGGGACGTCGTCGTCTTTCACCGCATCCGGGCGTACACCGGAGCCGACAAACTCTGGCTTCGGAACATCGCCTCGACGGCCAGCAGCCAGGCCATCGACACCGTCATCTTCGTCGCGATTGCCTTCTCGCTCGCGCCCGCGCTGGTGGGCGTCGGCCCCGTCCTCGGCGTCGGCGACCTCCTCGCGTTGATGGTCGGTCAGTACCTCCTGAAACTCGCCATCGCCGTCCTCGATACGCCGGTCGTCTACGCGGTCGTTTCGCTCGTCCGATCGCGAGAGGAGACGACCGCCGACGAGACTCACGCCGCCTGA
- a CDS encoding creatininase family protein, with protein MDLRDATWTDVRDLETDLAVVPVGSTEQHGPHAPLGTDVVTAEAVADAGLERFDHEAVRAPAIPVGVAEEHRQFPGTMWVSEETFRNYVREVVESLASHGFDRVIIVNGHGGNVDAVREVGGTVTRDGEAYAVPFTWFEAVGEHAAEMGHGGPLETALLRHCEPELVRDDRIEEASAGGADSWGEWVSHTNLAYDAAEFTENGVVGDPRDGDEQRGEELLELAGDALARLLEAVAERDVSRPERR; from the coding sequence ATGGACCTACGCGACGCGACGTGGACGGACGTTCGGGACCTCGAGACGGATCTCGCCGTCGTTCCCGTCGGCAGCACGGAACAACACGGCCCCCACGCCCCGCTCGGCACGGACGTCGTGACGGCGGAAGCGGTCGCCGACGCTGGTCTCGAGCGATTCGACCACGAGGCCGTTCGCGCACCGGCGATCCCGGTCGGTGTCGCCGAGGAACACCGACAGTTCCCCGGCACGATGTGGGTTTCCGAGGAAACGTTCCGAAACTACGTCCGCGAGGTCGTCGAGAGCCTCGCCTCCCACGGCTTCGATCGCGTCATCATCGTCAACGGCCACGGCGGCAACGTCGACGCCGTACGAGAGGTCGGCGGCACCGTCACCCGCGACGGCGAGGCCTACGCCGTTCCCTTCACGTGGTTCGAGGCCGTCGGCGAGCACGCCGCCGAGATGGGCCACGGCGGCCCGCTCGAGACCGCCCTCCTGCGCCACTGCGAGCCGGAACTGGTTCGCGACGATCGGATCGAGGAGGCGAGCGCCGGCGGTGCCGATAGCTGGGGCGAGTGGGTCAGCCACACCAATCTGGCCTACGACGCGGCGGAGTTTACGGAAAACGGCGTCGTCGGCGATCCCCGGGACGGGGACGAACAGCGGGGCGAAGAACTACTGGAGTTGGCGGGCGACGCGCTGGCCCGACTGCTCGAGGCCGTCGCCGAGCGTGACGTTTCGCGGCCCGAGCGTCGATAG
- a CDS encoding DUF309 domain-containing protein: MRDQLRAGAAIYNAGHYHAAHDAWEAYWLDLEAGTDDERLLHGLIQFTAAVHHARERNWEGATGLADSALEYLAELPAAYRDVRLPPVRAFLAALAADPELLERRRPVRIEHEGTVPSLDALEFAPTAVAATVLADEFGLDAEPIERARTYARADLEAGDDDSRFITLLFDFVREDEHRGLVYRRLTDHVGRRQARESSVDGLF; this comes from the coding sequence ATGCGCGATCAGCTTCGGGCAGGGGCCGCGATCTACAACGCGGGGCACTACCACGCTGCCCACGATGCGTGGGAGGCGTACTGGCTCGACCTCGAGGCCGGCACCGACGACGAGCGACTGCTCCACGGGTTGATCCAGTTCACGGCCGCGGTGCACCACGCCCGCGAGCGCAACTGGGAGGGGGCCACCGGACTGGCGGACAGCGCACTCGAGTACCTCGCCGAGTTGCCCGCGGCGTATCGGGACGTCCGACTCCCGCCAGTGCGGGCGTTCCTCGCGGCCCTCGCGGCCGATCCCGAACTCCTCGAGCGTCGACGACCCGTTCGAATCGAGCACGAAGGGACCGTCCCGTCGCTCGACGCACTCGAGTTCGCGCCGACGGCGGTCGCGGCGACGGTCCTTGCAGACGAGTTCGGACTCGATGCGGAGCCGATCGAGCGAGCCCGGACGTACGCCCGCGCGGATCTCGAGGCCGGCGACGACGACAGCCGGTTCATCACGTTGCTGTTCGATTTCGTCCGCGAGGACGAGCACCGCGGCCTCGTCTATCGGCGACTGACGGACCACGTCGGGCGACGACAGGCCCGCGAGTCGTCCGTCGATGGACTGTTCTGA
- a CDS encoding aminopeptidase: MDERVREHAAVLVDWSARVEDGDDVVLVAGPDAHDLAVAVAEALGERGANLLTMYSSGEIKRAYLRTHDGDFDESPEYERLLFERADVVLSLGGGRNTSATADVPGEIRQAYSSARSDIREARLDTRWISTVHPTRSLAQQANMAFEEYQDFAYDAILRDWESLAEEMAQLKALLDSGSEVHLVSTGTDLTMRIDGRTAVNSAASVAYDSHNLPSGEVFTAPHATEGEVTFDVPMTLHGESVRNVRLEFESGAVVDYDAEQGEDVIAEILETDDGARRLGELGIGMNRGIDRYTDNILFDEKMGDTIHLALGRAYDANLPDGESGNDSAIHVDLITDVSEDSRLEIDGEVVQRNGRFRWE, translated from the coding sequence ATGGACGAACGCGTACGCGAACACGCCGCAGTGCTGGTCGATTGGAGCGCTCGTGTCGAGGACGGAGACGACGTCGTGCTCGTAGCGGGGCCCGACGCCCACGACCTCGCCGTTGCGGTCGCCGAGGCGCTCGGTGAACGCGGTGCGAACCTGCTCACGATGTACAGCTCCGGGGAAATCAAGCGCGCCTATCTCCGGACCCACGACGGCGACTTCGACGAGAGCCCGGAGTACGAACGCTTGCTGTTCGAACGGGCCGACGTCGTGCTCTCGCTCGGTGGCGGTCGAAATACGAGCGCGACGGCAGACGTTCCCGGCGAGATCCGACAGGCCTACAGTAGCGCCAGGAGCGACATCCGCGAGGCCCGCCTCGACACCCGCTGGATCTCGACGGTTCATCCGACGCGCTCGCTCGCGCAGCAGGCGAACATGGCGTTCGAAGAGTACCAGGACTTCGCATACGACGCCATCTTGCGCGACTGGGAGTCCCTCGCCGAGGAGATGGCACAACTGAAAGCGCTGCTCGATTCGGGATCGGAGGTTCACCTCGTCTCGACGGGCACCGACCTCACCATGCGGATCGACGGCCGCACCGCGGTCAACAGCGCCGCGTCGGTCGCGTACGACTCGCACAACCTCCCTAGCGGCGAAGTCTTTACCGCACCGCACGCCACCGAGGGCGAGGTGACCTTCGACGTCCCGATGACGCTCCACGGGGAATCCGTTCGGAACGTCCGCCTCGAGTTCGAATCCGGCGCGGTGGTCGACTACGACGCCGAGCAAGGCGAGGACGTGATCGCCGAAATCCTCGAGACTGACGACGGTGCGCGCCGTCTCGGCGAACTGGGGATCGGCATGAATCGCGGTATCGACCGCTATACGGACAATATCCTCTTCGACGAGAAGATGGGCGATACGATCCATCTCGCGCTCGGCCGGGCCTACGACGCGAACCTCCCCGACGGCGAGTCGGGAAACGACTCCGCGATCCACGTCGACCTGATCACCGACGTCAGCGAGGACTCGCGACTCGAGATCGACGGGGAAGTCGTGCAGCGAAACGGCCGGTTCCGGTGGGAGTAA